The Osmerus eperlanus chromosome 15, fOsmEpe2.1, whole genome shotgun sequence genome includes a window with the following:
- the myom1b gene encoding myomesin-1 isoform X7, with translation MSGSIPFYQKNHRHYDRGYRSKEMESAVSQYQASSSSYAARSSSTSRGLRVSSYSGLEESRLSPIPKRSKPTYLAVDRENQIIGYVVPIFRGSQEFASGLSDTEEARMKESAGHMARRNLFTSGLEMERTEQSSRKTAMRESAERISLSKRIHENEEYHKRMNEDSLMHTPEFVIKPRSHTVWEKQCVRLHCTVSGWPDPRVVWYKNNVTIDPLAQPGKYKLVSSYNVHSLEINRCDFDDTAQYRASAMNSKGELSAFASVVVKRFKGEVDEALPSPRYGIVSEYGITFQTHIVEKFDVAFGREGETLSLGCTVIIYPNLQRYQPEVQWYRDDVLLSPSKWTHMHWSGDRATMTLTHLNKEDEGLYTLRITTKSGYETHSAYVFVRDADAEVEGAPGAPLDVRCQDANKDYVIVTWKQPAVDRGSSIMGYFVDRCEVGTTHWSQCNDTPIKFARFPVTGLVEGRSYTFRVRAVNKSGMSRPSRASEPVAAMDPGDRARMRGTSAPWTGQIIVTEEEPAEGVVPGVPAELEVTEATKNYVVLSWKPPGERGHEGVMYYVEKCVSGTDSWQRVNTEIPVKSPRFALFDLAEGKSYSFRVRCCNSAGVGEPSNPTEPTTVGDKLDIPAPPGRVVPIRNTDTSVVVSWEASREAKELVGYYIEASIVGSNVWEPCNNKPVKATRFICHGLVTGETYVFKVKAVNAAGLSESSQESEPIEVKAAIATPAPPYGISVLECVRDAMVLAWKQPAFIGGADITGYFVDYRQVVEGVVGKWHEANIKSVTDRAYRVSDLKENMKYQFQVRAANMAGVGIPSLSSETFTCAEWTIAVPGPPHDLQAMEVRSTSLVLLWKPPVYQGRDEVNGFYIDIKEAEAPLEAWRGVNEKATDKKYMKIKILKEGETYVFRVRAQNKAGVGKASEPTEPVLAQTKPGTKDIVVDVDDDGVISMNFECANLTPDSKFVWSKNYEEITDETRITMETKGNKSKATFKTPAEDDLGIYSCLVTHTDGASSSYTLSAEELKKLLEISHDHKFPIIPLKTELAVELLEKGKVRFWLQAEKISANGKVEYVFNDNVVSQGEKYKMNFDKNTGVIEMTMESLTPADEGTFTFQLQDGKATNQSSLVLIGDVFKQLQKESEFQRKEWFRKQGPHFVEYLRYEVTPECCVVLKCKVGNIKKETVALWYKDGREIKADEHLTFSEGVLTLEIAQISKKDAGIYEVILKDDRGKDSSTLNLTDQGFKNMMNEVFSVIANSSTALKIQSTEEGIRLYSFVSYYNDELHVTWHHKDAAIAFTDRIKCGVVGEQLWLQISDPTDKDKGKYAIEFFDGKGGLRRTVELSGQAFDDAYAEFQRLKAAAIAERNRARVAGGLPDVVTIQEGKALNLTCNISGDPLPEVTWLKNDREMVSDDHYILKFESGKFASFTISTVNTADSGKYSILVKNKYGTESGDFTVSVFMPDDVGGKKK, from the exons ATGTCGGGATCCATACCTTTCTACCAGAAGAACCATCGCCACTATGATCGTGGCTACCGCAGCAAGGAGATGGAGTCGGCTGTGAGCCAATACcaggccagcagcagcagctacgCCGCCCgtagcagcagcaccagcagggg TCTTAGAGTGTCTTCCTACTCTGGGCTGGAGGAAAGCAGACTGAGCCCAATACCCAAGAGATCCAAGCCCACCTACCTGGCTGTGGACAGAGAGAATCAAATTATTGGTTATGTAGTGCCCATCTTCAGGGGCAG TCAGGAGTTTGCCAGTGGGCTTTCTGACACAGAGGAGGCCAGGATGAAGGAGAGCGCTGGGCACATGGCCCGGAGGAACCTGTTCACCAGTGggttggagatggagaggactGAACAGAGCTCCAGGAAGACGGCCATGCGCGAGTCGGCCGAGCGCATCTCTCTGAGCAAAAGG ATTCATGAAAACGAGGAGTACCACAAGCGCATGAACGAGGACAGCCTGATGCATACCCCAGAGTTTGTGATTAAGCCTCGCTCCCACACGGTGTGGGAGAAGCAGTGCGTACGTCTGCACTGCACTGTCTCCGGGTGGCCCGACCCAAGAGTCGTCTG GTACAAAAACAATGTGACAATTGACCCCCTTGCCCAACCGGGCAAGTACAAGCTCGTCAGCAGCTATAATGTGCACTCACTGGAGATCAACAG ATGTGACTTTGATGACACGGCACAGTATCGTGCGTCTGCCATGAACTCCAAAGGAGAGCTCTCCGCCTTCGCTTCTGTTGTTGTTAAGA GATTCAAGGGAGAAGTGGATGAAGCTCTCCCTTCACCCAGAT ACGGCATCGTGTCTGAGTATGGCATCACCTTCCAGACCCATATTGTGGAGAAGTTTGACGTGGCGTTCGGCCGGGAGGGGGAGACCCTGAGCCTGGGCTGCACTGTCATCATCTACCCCAACCTCCAGCGCTACCAGCCTGAGGTGCAGTGGTACAGAGACG AcgttctcctgtctccctccaagTGGACCCACATGCACTGGAGTGGTGACCGGGCCACCATGACCCTGACACACCTGAACAAGGAGGATGAGGGCCTGTACACGCTGCGCATCACCACCAAGAGCGGCTATGAAACCCACTCTGCCTACGTCTTCGTCAGAG ACGCTGATGCGGAGGTGGAAGGGGCTCCTGGTGCTCCTCTGGACGTCCGCTGTCAGGATGCCAACAAGGACTATGTCATCGTGACCTGGAAGCAGCCAGCGGTGGACAGAGGAAGCTCAATCATGGGATATTTCGTGGACAG ATGTGAGGTTGGCACTACCCACTGGAGCCAGTGCAATGACACCCCCATCAAGTTTGCCCGCTTCCCCGTGACCGGTCTGGTCGAGGGGCGTTCCTACACCTTCCGCGTCCGCGCTGTAAACAAGTCCGGCATGAGCCGCCCATCCCGCGCCTCCGAGCCCGTGGCCGCCATGGACCCGGGTGACCGCGCCCGCATGAGAG GCACCTCTGCCCCCTGGACCGGTCAGATCATCGTGACAGAGGAGGAGCCCGCCG AGGGCGTGGTTCCCGGTGTTCCAGCTGAGCTGGAGGTGACTGAGGCCACCAAGAACTATGTGGTGCTGAGCTGGAAGCCTCCTGGTGAGAGAGGCCATGAGGGCGTCATGTACTACGTGGAGAAG tgtgtgtctggcaccGACAGCTGGCAGAGGGTGAACACAGAGATCCCGGTTAAGTCTCCTCGCTTCGCCCTGTTCGACCTGGCCGAGGGGAAGTCATACAGCTTCCGTGTGCGCTGCTGCAACTCTGCTGGCGTGGGCGAGCCCTCCAACCCCACCGAACCCACCACTGTGGGAGACAAGCTGG ATATCCCAGCTCCCCCTGGTCGTGTGGTGCCCatcaggaacacagacacatccgTGGTGGTGTCCTGGGAGGCTTCCCGTGAGGCCAAGGAGCTGGTGGGATACTACATTGAGGCCAGCATTGTGGGCAGCAATGTCTGGGAGCCCtgcaacaacaagcctgtcaaaGCAACCAG GTTCATCTGCCACGGTCTGGTCACAGGAGAGACCTACGTGTTCAAGGTGAAGGCTGTGAACGCTGCAGGGCTCAGCGAGAGCTCTCAGGAGTCTGAGCCTATTGAGGTGAAGGCTGCTATTG CGACCCCTGCCCCGCCCTATGGCATCAGTGTTCTGGAGTGCGTGCGTGACGCCATGGTGCTGGCCTGGAAGCAGCCGGCGTTCATCGGTGGGGCGGACATCACCGGGTACTTCGTGGACTACCGGCAGGTCGTCGAGGGAGTGGTGGGGAAGTGGCACGAGGCCAACATCAAGTCTGTCACTGACAGAGCCTACAGG GTGTCAGATCTGAAGGAGAACATGAAGTACCAGTTCCAGGTACGGGCTGCCAACATGGCAGGTGTGGGCATCCCCTCTTTGTCCAGTGAAACATTTACATGTGCGGAGTGGACCATCGCTGTGCCAG GACCCCCCCATGACCTGCAGGCCATGGAGGTACGCAGCACCTCCCTGGTGTTGCTGTGGAAACCACCCGTGTACCAGGGTCGTGATGAGGTCAACGGATTCTACATTGACATAAAGGAGGCTGAGGCACCGTTGGAGGCGTGGAGAGGAGTCAACGAGAAAGCCACAGACAAGAAGTACATGAAG ATCAAAAtcctgaaggagggagagacctaTGTGTTCCGTGTACGTGCACAGAACAAGGCCGGTGTTGGAAAGGCCTCCGAACCTACAGAACCAGTCCTGGCCCAGACCAAACCAG GTACCAAGGATATAGTCGTGGACGTTGATGATGATGGAGTGATCTCCATGAACTTCGAGTGCGCAAACCTGACCCCAGACTCTAAATTTGTGTGGTCCAAAAACTACGAAGAAATCACAGATGAGACCCGCATTACCATGGAAACCAAAGGCAACAA GTCAAAAGCCACCTTTAAAACACCTGCTGAAGACGATCTGGGCATTTACTCTTGTTTGGTCACCCACACGGATGGGGCTTCATCCAGCTACACTCTCTCCGCAGAGG AGCTGAAGAAGCTGCTTGAGATCAGTCACGACCACAAGTTCCCAA TTATTCCCCTGAAGACAGAGCTTGCAGtggagctgctggagaaggGCAAGGTTCGCTTCTGGCTGCAGGCTGAGAAGATCTCAGCCAACGGCAAAGTGGAATACGTGTTCAACGATAACGTTGTCTCTCAGGGCGAG AAGTACAAGATGAACTTTGACAAGAACACAGGTGTGATTGAGATGACCATGGAGTCCCTGACACCTGCAGACGAGGGGACCTTTACCTTCCAGCTGCAGGACGGCAAGGCCACCAACCAGTCTAGCCTGGTGCTCATTGGAGATG TGTTCAAGCAGCTGCAGAAGGAGTCTGAGTTCCAGAGGAAAGAGTGGTTCAGAAAGCAAG GTCCTCACTTTGTGGAGTACCTGAGGTACGAGGTGACCCCAGAATGTTGTGTTGTCCTGAAGTGCAAG GTTGGGAACATCAAGAAGGAAACAGTTGCATTGTGGTACAAAGACGGGCGTGAGATTAAGGCAGATGAGCATCTCACTTTCTCAGAGGGAGTGCTGACCCTGGAGATTGCTCAG ATCTCAAAGAAGGATGCCGGTATCTACGAGGTGATTCTGAAGGATGACAGAGGGAAGGACTCCTCCACATTGAACCTGACGGACCAAG GTTTCAAGAACATGATGAACGAAGTGTTCAGTGTTATTG CCAACTCATCCACCGCTCTGAAGATCCAGAGCACTGAGGAGGGCATTAGACTGTACAGCTTCGTCAGCTACTACAACGACGAGCTACATGTCACCTGGCACCACAA GGATGCAGCAATAGCCTTCACGGACCGGATCAAGTGTGGCGTGGTGGGGGAACAGCTGTGGCTGCAGATTTCTGATCCCACCGACAAGGACAAGGGAAAGTACGCCATTGAGTTCTTCGATGGGAAGGGTGGTCTACGGAGAACTGTGGAGCTGTCCGGACAGG CATTTGATGACGCCTATGCAGAGTTCCAGAGACTCAA AGCGGCTGCTA